One window of the Methanomassiliicoccaceae archaeon DOK genome contains the following:
- a CDS encoding GNAT family N-acetyltransferase, which produces MDIRPVRIRDIEKVRELELSCIREYFAETLENKWEDLPQEWKDNLGASSRNHFKAYLDSGLSLVAEEDGEIVGFIFAQMLHHIADEDNLLWIENMGVHPYFRRNMVGYQLLRECVRLGREQGAGVAHAMIQPNNAPSILMFKKLGFFMDRREVALMDLNDPNLKL; this is translated from the coding sequence ATGGATATCCGTCCCGTCAGGATCAGGGACATCGAGAAGGTCCGCGAGCTGGAGCTCTCCTGCATCCGCGAGTACTTCGCCGAGACGCTGGAGAACAAGTGGGAGGACCTCCCGCAGGAGTGGAAGGACAACCTCGGGGCCAGCAGCAGGAACCACTTCAAGGCGTACCTCGACAGCGGCCTCAGTCTCGTTGCCGAGGAGGACGGGGAGATCGTGGGATTCATCTTCGCCCAGATGCTCCACCACATCGCCGACGAGGACAACCTGCTCTGGATCGAGAACATGGGGGTCCATCCGTATTTCCGCAGGAACATGGTCGGATACCAGCTCCTCAGGGAGTGCGTCAGGCTCGGTCGCGAGCAGGGCGCCGGTGTGGCACATGCGATGATCCAGCCAAACAACGCCCCCTCCATCCTCATGTTTAAGAAGCTGGGCTTCTTCATGGACAGGCGCGAGGTCGCGCTGATGGACCTGAACGATCCCAATCTCAAACTCTGA
- a CDS encoding arginine--tRNA ligase: protein MSVMNEFENQVRAKVADALAAMGADVQFVTELPSVDTADLAVPCFTMSKALRKAPQAIADELAAAIEPSGLVSSVSSCNGYLNFCMDGAALVKGVLDDIIASGECFNAEPTGQRVNVEHTSTNPTGPIHVGRARNPIIGDTLARCLKRCGHEVTTEYYVNDVGKQVVILTWGVNNVSDEVAEAEAEEHAKNAGHEKERDKTDHRLVAKYRVANRMMESDPGVQAQIADMLRRFEAGDREVIDTVRHTAEIMLGGLRETLANINVTLDRYTWESDFIADGSARDVVERLKVSDYAGQTDDGAWYVDLKDFGIQGKNTKFTFTRSDGTTLYTTRDIAYHLDKFSRSDRVIDVLGEDQKLGSKQLCSVLEILGHDKMPEPLFYSFVSLPEGKMSTRKGVVVYLDDLIDEAVAHAYDEIKSRVETRNSDMTEERMREIARIVGTGAIRYNIVRVQPEKQLVFKWSEALNFDGNSGPYLQYVHARACSMLRKAGEYQRDTDPSKLTDPMEVNLVKKLARYGEVLREAGDGKRVHMLPAYGHELAVAFNQFYAAVSVLDAGPRRDARLTLVECTKTVLADVLDCLGMGAPEEM from the coding sequence ATGTCCGTAATGAACGAGTTCGAGAACCAGGTCCGCGCGAAGGTCGCGGACGCTCTGGCAGCAATGGGCGCGGACGTGCAGTTCGTGACGGAGCTGCCGTCAGTGGACACAGCCGATCTGGCGGTGCCCTGCTTCACGATGTCCAAGGCCCTGAGGAAGGCCCCTCAGGCGATCGCAGACGAGCTGGCGGCGGCCATCGAGCCTTCCGGGCTCGTGTCCTCCGTCTCGTCGTGCAACGGCTACCTCAACTTCTGCATGGACGGCGCGGCGCTCGTCAAGGGAGTGCTCGACGACATCATCGCGTCCGGCGAATGCTTCAACGCGGAGCCGACCGGGCAGAGGGTCAATGTGGAGCACACATCCACCAACCCCACCGGGCCCATCCACGTGGGCAGGGCCAGGAACCCCATCATCGGGGACACCCTGGCGAGATGCCTGAAGAGATGCGGCCACGAGGTCACCACCGAGTACTACGTGAACGACGTGGGGAAGCAGGTCGTCATCCTGACGTGGGGCGTCAACAACGTCTCCGACGAGGTCGCCGAGGCCGAGGCCGAGGAGCACGCCAAGAACGCCGGCCACGAGAAGGAGAGGGACAAGACAGACCACAGGCTGGTCGCTAAGTACAGGGTCGCCAACAGGATGATGGAGAGCGATCCCGGCGTCCAGGCGCAGATCGCCGACATGCTCAGGAGGTTCGAGGCCGGGGACCGCGAGGTCATCGACACCGTCCGCCACACCGCCGAGATCATGCTCGGAGGCCTGAGGGAGACCCTGGCGAACATCAACGTCACGCTTGACAGGTACACATGGGAGTCCGACTTCATCGCGGACGGCTCCGCAAGGGATGTCGTCGAGAGGCTCAAGGTCTCGGATTATGCCGGACAGACCGACGACGGTGCGTGGTACGTCGATCTGAAGGACTTCGGCATCCAGGGGAAGAACACCAAGTTCACGTTCACGAGGTCCGACGGAACCACGCTGTACACGACCCGTGACATCGCGTACCATCTGGACAAGTTCTCCAGGTCCGACCGCGTCATCGACGTGCTCGGGGAGGACCAGAAGCTGGGTTCCAAGCAGCTCTGCTCCGTTCTGGAGATCCTCGGACACGACAAGATGCCCGAACCCCTGTTCTACTCCTTCGTCTCCCTCCCAGAGGGGAAGATGTCCACCCGCAAGGGTGTGGTCGTCTATCTCGACGACCTCATCGACGAGGCCGTGGCCCATGCCTACGACGAGATCAAGTCGAGGGTGGAGACCAGGAACTCGGACATGACCGAGGAGAGGATGAGGGAGATAGCCCGCATCGTCGGAACCGGCGCGATCAGGTACAACATCGTCCGTGTCCAGCCCGAGAAGCAGCTGGTGTTCAAGTGGAGCGAGGCGCTCAACTTCGACGGCAACTCCGGACCGTACCTCCAGTACGTCCATGCCAGGGCATGCAGCATGCTGAGGAAGGCCGGGGAGTACCAGCGCGACACCGATCCCAGCAAGCTCACCGACCCTATGGAGGTCAACCTCGTCAAGAAGCTCGCACGCTACGGGGAGGTACTCAGGGAGGCCGGTGACGGCAAGAGGGTTCACATGCTCCCTGCATACGGACATGAGCTCGCCGTAGCCTTCAACCAGTTCTACGCTGCCGTGTCCGTTCTCGACGCCGGTCCCCGCAGGGATGCCAGGCTGACCCTGGTGGAGTGCACCAAGACCGTCCTGGCGGATGTCCTCGACTGTCTGGGCATGGGCGCTCCCGAGGAGATGTGA
- a CDS encoding DUF1297 domain-containing protein → MISRDEVLGNLEKYNLKEAKVGVIASHSALDTCDGAVSEGFRTVAVCQQGRDATFSKYFRSQRDAQGNLIRGVVDEPVVLDKFNSILKPDVQRSLMDNNVLFVPNRSFVSYCGIDAVENDFAVPMVGSRNLLRSEERGDERDYYWLLEQAGMPFPKKVEKPEDIDGLTIIKVHHKVKKLERGFFTAKDYDQFVEKSNELIAQGVIEENFLEHARMEQYIIGPVFNLDFFYSPLEEKGEKIELLGIDWRFESSLDGYCRLPGKQQVELEEDGIIPEYTVCGHNSATLRESLLDKAFGLAEKYVAATKKFYDPGIIGPFCLQTCVDKDLNFYIYDVAPRIGGGTNVHMSVGHPYGNTLWRTNMSSGRRLSMEIRKAIEQERVEEIIT, encoded by the coding sequence ATGATCAGCAGAGACGAGGTACTCGGCAACCTTGAGAAGTACAACCTCAAGGAGGCCAAAGTAGGTGTAATCGCCTCCCACTCTGCCCTCGACACCTGCGACGGAGCCGTTTCCGAGGGATTCAGGACCGTCGCGGTCTGCCAGCAGGGCAGGGACGCAACGTTCTCCAAGTACTTCAGGTCCCAGAGGGACGCCCAGGGCAACCTCATCAGGGGCGTCGTGGACGAGCCCGTGGTTCTGGACAAGTTCAACAGCATCCTCAAACCCGATGTGCAGAGGAGCCTGATGGACAACAACGTCCTCTTCGTCCCCAACAGGTCCTTCGTTTCCTACTGCGGGATCGACGCCGTCGAGAACGACTTCGCCGTCCCCATGGTCGGAAGCAGGAACCTCCTGAGGTCCGAGGAGAGGGGTGACGAGCGCGACTACTACTGGCTGCTGGAGCAGGCGGGGATGCCCTTCCCCAAGAAGGTCGAGAAGCCCGAGGACATCGACGGCCTCACCATCATCAAGGTCCACCACAAGGTGAAGAAGCTCGAGAGGGGATTCTTCACCGCCAAGGACTACGACCAGTTCGTGGAGAAGTCCAACGAGCTCATCGCCCAGGGCGTCATCGAGGAGAACTTCCTCGAGCACGCCAGGATGGAGCAGTACATCATCGGACCCGTGTTCAACCTCGACTTCTTCTACTCCCCTCTCGAGGAGAAGGGCGAGAAGATCGAGCTCCTGGGAATCGACTGGAGGTTCGAGAGCTCCCTCGACGGATACTGCAGGCTCCCCGGCAAACAGCAGGTGGAGCTGGAGGAGGACGGGATCATCCCCGAATACACCGTGTGCGGACACAACTCCGCCACCCTGAGGGAGTCCCTCCTGGACAAGGCCTTCGGACTCGCTGAGAAGTACGTGGCCGCCACCAAGAAGTTCTACGATCCCGGAATCATCGGCCCGTTCTGCCTGCAGACCTGCGTCGACAAGGACCTGAACTTCTACATCTACGATGTGGCGCCCCGCATCGGAGGCGGAACCAACGTCCACATGTCCGTCGGACACCCCTACGGGAACACCCTGTGGAGGACAAACATGTCTTCCGGAAGGAGACTGTCGATGGAGATCCGCAAGGCGATAGAGCAGGAGCGCGTCGAGGAGATCATCACCTGA